The Macrococcoides canis genome has a window encoding:
- a CDS encoding FecCD family ABC transporter permease: MKINKVTRQWLVMVALIIVLFIVVIISMTTGDFKMSPVTFLRTLFGAGAETETMILYEFRLPRLLITIMGGVALALSGAILQSITKNPLADPGIMGINAGSGFFIALLMIFIPVDSSNFIYVLPLFSMIGALITIGVVLKLSYDKKMGINPVKMILVGIGLSTALSGAMMMLTTTFNKEDVEFISKWLGGEIWGDSWPFVIMLGLVLLISLPYIMQKLTVLNILNTHDHVATGVGVDLSVERRNAVIISVLLCAGAVSVCGSIAFVGLISPHIARQLVGARHERFIPVTIVIGAILLSFADMVGRLLVSPAGIPAGILVSIIGAPYFLYLMRKNL, translated from the coding sequence GTGAAAATAAATAAGGTAACAAGACAGTGGCTAGTAATGGTCGCCCTTATAATAGTGTTGTTTATTGTGGTAATCATCAGTATGACAACAGGCGATTTTAAAATGTCTCCTGTCACTTTTTTACGTACATTATTTGGAGCTGGCGCTGAAACTGAAACAATGATTCTCTATGAATTTCGATTGCCGAGATTACTCATTACGATAATGGGAGGCGTTGCACTTGCATTAAGCGGTGCTATTTTGCAAAGTATTACAAAGAATCCACTTGCAGATCCAGGGATAATGGGTATCAATGCAGGGAGTGGTTTCTTCATTGCGCTATTGATGATATTTATCCCTGTAGATAGTAGCAACTTTATTTATGTGTTACCCCTTTTTAGTATGATTGGGGCTTTAATTACGATTGGTGTAGTGCTTAAACTCAGTTATGACAAGAAGATGGGCATTAATCCAGTAAAGATGATTCTTGTAGGGATCGGTCTCTCAACTGCTCTGAGTGGCGCAATGATGATGTTGACTACAACTTTTAATAAAGAAGATGTAGAGTTTATTTCAAAATGGCTTGGCGGAGAGATATGGGGAGATAGCTGGCCATTTGTAATCATGCTAGGATTAGTGCTGTTGATTTCTCTTCCATACATTATGCAAAAACTAACGGTGCTCAATATATTGAATACTCATGATCATGTAGCGACAGGAGTTGGGGTCGATTTATCGGTGGAGCGTCGCAATGCCGTGATTATTTCAGTCTTATTATGTGCTGGAGCTGTGTCTGTATGTGGAAGTATTGCATTTGTAGGCTTAATAAGCCCGCACATCGCACGACAACTTGTCGGTGCAAGACATGAACGTTTCATCCCTGTGACAATCGTGATTGGTGCAATATTGCTCAGCTTTGCAGATATGGTGGGTCGCCTTCTCGTGTCTCCTGCAGGTATACCCGCGGGTATACTTGTAAGCATTATAGGAGCGCCATATTTCCTTTATTTAATGAGAAAGAATCTATAA
- a CDS encoding FadR/GntR family transcriptional regulator: protein MVKLERKKLYEEIAEIITEKIKSGEYSQGDKLPSIQALSKEYGVGQASIREALNALRVIGLLEIKHGEGTFVKAIEVSTYTPEMALYDKEDIKDLLEVRKVLEIGSVRAAAKYRNEQQLETIYNALKQMEQAMNNKEIGEESDLNFHLSIAEASNNKLLKHMLIEVSDKIKTVMKETRQIWLFNEEKSIEKLFNEHTEIFLAIKNGDIKLSEKKMLKHLEDVEEVLIEHYKI from the coding sequence ATGGTGAAATTAGAAAGAAAGAAATTATATGAAGAGATTGCAGAAATAATTACCGAGAAGATAAAGAGCGGGGAATACAGTCAAGGGGATAAGTTGCCGTCAATTCAAGCATTATCTAAAGAATATGGTGTTGGACAGGCATCTATTCGTGAAGCGCTTAATGCATTACGTGTAATCGGCCTGCTGGAAATAAAGCATGGTGAGGGTACATTTGTCAAAGCGATTGAAGTTTCAACGTATACACCCGAAATGGCGCTATATGACAAAGAAGACATTAAAGATTTACTTGAAGTGCGTAAAGTGCTGGAAATCGGATCGGTCAGAGCAGCTGCGAAATATAGAAATGAACAGCAGTTGGAAACAATATACAATGCATTAAAACAAATGGAACAAGCAATGAACAACAAGGAAATAGGCGAGGAGAGCGATTTAAATTTTCATCTTTCTATTGCAGAAGCTTCTAATAACAAATTGTTAAAGCATATGTTAATAGAAGTCTCAGATAAGATTAAGACGGTGATGAAAGAAACGAGACAAATTTGGTTATTTAATGAAGAAAAATCAATCGAGAAACTTTTTAATGAGCACACAGAAATATTTCTAGCTATAAAAAATGGAGATATTAAACTTTCTGAGAAAAAAATGCTTAAACACCTGGAAGATGTGGAAGAAGTATTAATAGAGCATTATAAAATATAA
- a CDS encoding GTPase domain-containing protein has translation MDKHPLIKAYTTFVRNRSYDKIGVIGQPDAGKSALINLLCESKAYISVQTDATLDTKAYAYNDYGYLVDFPGVGTEVMTVKKYKKIIQNLNINHYLYVFSSKIKAVDIEIIKYLVKQGKDITFIYNKVDTLIDVQGEDSKHTLIRDKDVELQVTMKEIMNKQQSYIFTSVVDKTGIDTLKHVLDEIFKAEEALFISRYQDDKYKESYLNYKVHSAFPKLFTPSFKTIIMKEHYKSLERTIMSHFKIQEDDIIEHVQKWITIQGFIDEFEQQNSDKKMSNVMELTKIVQLLRTSFKIKSVNPVSMVASSILEVGMSNAFPVLQAISKYMNEIRQIADDMIVEDQKLYTQQ, from the coding sequence ATGGACAAGCATCCGTTAATAAAGGCGTATACGACTTTTGTGAGAAATAGGTCATACGATAAGATTGGAGTTATTGGTCAACCTGATGCAGGAAAAAGTGCGCTCATTAATTTGCTTTGTGAGAGTAAGGCATACATCTCTGTTCAAACAGATGCCACGCTTGATACTAAAGCATATGCTTATAATGATTATGGCTACCTCGTAGATTTTCCGGGTGTCGGCACGGAAGTTATGACTGTAAAAAAATATAAAAAAATTATTCAGAACTTAAATATTAATCATTATCTCTATGTGTTCTCGAGTAAAATAAAAGCAGTGGATATAGAAATCATTAAATATTTAGTGAAACAAGGTAAAGACATCACTTTTATATACAATAAGGTAGATACATTAATCGATGTACAAGGTGAAGATAGTAAGCATACATTAATTCGTGATAAAGATGTAGAACTTCAGGTGACGATGAAAGAAATAATGAATAAACAGCAGTCTTATATATTTACAAGTGTAGTAGATAAAACAGGAATTGATACGTTAAAGCATGTGCTGGACGAAATTTTTAAGGCTGAAGAAGCATTATTTATCAGTCGATATCAAGATGATAAATATAAAGAAAGCTATTTAAATTATAAGGTCCACTCCGCATTCCCGAAATTGTTTACTCCAAGTTTTAAAACAATCATTATGAAAGAGCACTATAAATCATTAGAACGCACGATAATGAGTCATTTTAAAATACAAGAAGATGACATCATCGAACATGTACAAAAATGGATTACAATTCAAGGGTTTATCGATGAATTTGAACAGCAAAACTCGGATAAGAAAATGAGTAATGTGATGGAGCTTACTAAAATCGTGCAGCTTTTAAGAACTTCCTTTAAAATAAAAAGTGTTAATCCGGTTTCGATGGTCGCTTCATCTATACTAGAAGTTGGAATGAGCAATGCATTTCCAGTACTTCAGGCAATCAGTAAGTATATGAATGAAATTCGTCAGATTGCTGATGATATGATTGTTGAAGATCAGAAACTTTATACACAACAATAG
- a CDS encoding LutC/YkgG family protein, whose product MERGTIHNKGSFLSNISKNLQREMPQKVERPEWQYRPQDKTLTGLTQDELLEVLRQQCNFIHTDLVETTTDNINETLKQVIDKYGNGEVIAWNDQRFDDFGIDLAAHDAFIWDEAKGAENLQVAERANVGITFSDATLAESGTVVLYADKGKGRSVSLLPATYIAIVPKSTIVPRFTQAAQQMNRMMEDKENFPTCINLITGPSNSADIEMKLVVGVHGPIKATYIVVNDK is encoded by the coding sequence ATGGAAAGAGGCACAATTCATAATAAAGGTTCATTCTTAAGTAACATCTCTAAAAATTTACAACGTGAAATGCCACAGAAAGTAGAACGTCCAGAGTGGCAATATCGACCTCAAGATAAGACGCTTACAGGTCTTACACAAGACGAACTGTTAGAAGTTTTAAGACAGCAATGTAACTTCATTCATACAGATCTCGTTGAAACGACAACAGATAATATTAACGAAACGTTAAAACAAGTCATTGATAAATATGGCAATGGTGAAGTAATCGCATGGAACGATCAACGTTTTGACGATTTCGGTATTGATTTAGCTGCCCATGATGCATTTATATGGGACGAGGCAAAAGGTGCTGAGAACTTACAAGTCGCAGAACGTGCGAATGTTGGGATTACATTTAGTGATGCTACATTAGCTGAAAGTGGTACGGTTGTACTTTATGCGGACAAAGGGAAAGGACGTAGTGTAAGTCTTTTACCTGCGACTTATATCGCCATTGTCCCGAAATCTACTATCGTCCCGAGATTTACTCAAGCTGCACAGCAGATGAATCGTATGATGGAAGATAAAGAGAATTTCCCTACTTGCATTAATTTAATTACTGGACCATCAAATTCAGCAGACATTGAAATGAAACTTGTTGTTGGAGTTCACGGACCTATCAAAGCAACGTACATTGTTGTTAATGACAAATAG
- a CDS encoding LutB/LldF family L-lactate oxidation iron-sulfur protein: MSMRIGNETFKQAVKTELKDDFMRGAVSSAQDRLRERKLKTQEELGNWEEWRNHSEEIRQHTLANLDYYLNMLAENVAAKGGHVFFAETAEEANQYVQKVLRDKNAKKVAKSKSMVTEEIGLNQAMEAVGCEVIETDLGEYILQVDDHNPPSHIVVPALHLNKEQIEKVFKEKLGYDKSSQPEELALFARQKLREEFLSADVGITGCNFGVAESGSFNLVTNEGNARMVTTLPKTQITVMGMERLVPTHEELEVLVSMLTRSAVGQKLTSYVTTLTGPRADDEIDGPEEFHLIIVDNGRSKILGTQFQSILQCIRCAACVNVCPVYRQTGGHSYGSIYPGPIGAVLSPLLGGYDTYKELPYASTLCGACTEACPVKIPLHDLLLEHRRVIVEEEHMSPVAERLVMKGFAQGASHATLFKYGTKAAPTLMSPFEDRDSGMITKGPKPLQAWTASRDFPMPDEENFRDWMQNRLKRGAK, from the coding sequence ATGAGTATGAGAATCGGTAATGAAACATTTAAACAAGCAGTTAAGACTGAACTTAAAGATGATTTTATGCGTGGTGCTGTCAGTAGTGCTCAAGATAGATTGCGTGAACGTAAACTGAAAACGCAAGAAGAACTTGGAAACTGGGAAGAGTGGAGAAACCATTCTGAAGAAATTCGTCAGCATACATTAGCAAACTTAGATTATTATTTAAACATGTTAGCAGAGAATGTTGCAGCTAAAGGCGGGCATGTATTCTTCGCTGAAACAGCAGAAGAAGCGAATCAATATGTTCAAAAAGTACTACGTGATAAAAATGCTAAAAAAGTAGCAAAATCAAAATCAATGGTAACTGAAGAAATTGGTCTGAACCAGGCGATGGAAGCGGTAGGATGTGAAGTTATTGAAACAGATTTAGGAGAATATATTCTTCAAGTCGATGATCACAATCCACCTTCACATATCGTCGTGCCTGCGCTGCATCTTAACAAAGAGCAGATTGAAAAGGTCTTTAAAGAAAAGCTTGGATATGATAAATCGAGTCAGCCTGAAGAACTTGCTTTATTTGCACGTCAAAAATTACGTGAAGAGTTTCTTTCTGCTGATGTCGGAATTACAGGCTGTAACTTTGGGGTTGCAGAAAGTGGGTCATTTAATCTCGTTACTAATGAAGGTAACGCGCGTATGGTAACAACTTTACCGAAAACGCAAATTACAGTAATGGGTATGGAACGTCTTGTACCAACACATGAAGAACTTGAAGTGTTAGTATCGATGTTAACGCGTTCTGCTGTTGGACAGAAATTAACAAGTTATGTGACGACACTCACAGGCCCTCGTGCGGATGATGAGATTGATGGACCGGAAGAGTTTCATTTAATTATTGTTGATAACGGTCGTTCTAAAATTTTAGGAACGCAATTCCAATCTATTCTGCAATGCATTCGTTGTGCCGCGTGTGTAAACGTTTGTCCTGTGTACCGTCAAACAGGCGGTCATTCATATGGGTCAATTTATCCTGGACCAATCGGTGCAGTATTGTCACCATTATTAGGTGGTTATGATACGTACAAAGAATTACCATATGCATCTACATTGTGTGGCGCATGTACTGAAGCATGTCCAGTTAAGATTCCATTACATGACCTGTTATTAGAACATAGACGTGTTATTGTTGAAGAAGAACATATGTCACCTGTAGCGGAACGACTTGTGATGAAAGGCTTTGCACAAGGAGCAAGCCATGCAACTTTATTTAAATACGGTACTAAAGCTGCACCGACATTGATGTCACCATTTGAAGATAGAGACAGTGGCATGATCACAAAAGGTCCTAAACCATTACAAGCATGGACAGCATCCCGTGACTTCCCGATGCCGGATGAAGAGAACTTCCGTGACTGGATGCAAAATAGATTGAAAAGAGGTGCGAAATAA
- a CDS encoding lipid II:glycine glycyltransferase FemX, with translation MIRMNVSNEVHDNFVKTHPNGDMLQLSTWADTKRLTGWYSRRIAVGRNNELAGVGQLLFKKVPKTPFTMCYVSRGFVCDYHDKEVVTALVDAAIEVARREKSYSIKIDPDVEVDTVPGLVEFMNTLGFVHKGFKDGLHPDYIQPRMTMITDIDMDEDALIQSFEKRNRSTVKQSLKKGAECEIGTRDDLKIFAQLMKETGERDGFLVRDISYFETIYDALNPAGDAELFLTKLVPGNVLQNLNETLKKNNDEKEKVLSKKQTKKTENQLKEIDIIIEKLQEQIKEMEELQKTHPDGKYLAGAILTFCGKKAYYLYAASSNEYRGYLPNHKMQVEMMKYAREKGATSYDFGGTDNDPDKDSDHYGLWQFKKSWGTRLSEKIGEFDYVLNKPVYTLIEVAKPKVKSLTKKINMRR, from the coding sequence GTGATAAGAATGAATGTATCCAATGAAGTACACGATAATTTTGTAAAGACACATCCAAATGGTGATATGCTGCAACTTTCCACATGGGCCGATACGAAACGATTAACAGGGTGGTATAGTAGACGTATTGCGGTAGGAAGAAATAATGAACTCGCAGGCGTCGGACAGTTATTGTTTAAGAAAGTACCGAAGACACCATTCACAATGTGTTATGTATCGCGAGGATTTGTATGTGACTATCATGATAAAGAAGTTGTGACAGCACTTGTAGATGCGGCGATTGAGGTCGCACGTCGTGAGAAAAGTTATTCTATCAAGATTGATCCTGATGTTGAAGTAGATACGGTTCCTGGTTTAGTTGAATTTATGAATACGTTAGGCTTTGTTCATAAAGGATTTAAAGACGGACTTCATCCAGATTACATACAGCCACGTATGACGATGATTACAGACATTGATATGGATGAAGACGCACTCATACAGTCATTTGAAAAGCGTAATCGTTCTACTGTAAAGCAAAGTCTGAAAAAAGGTGCAGAGTGTGAAATTGGAACACGTGACGATCTTAAGATCTTTGCACAGCTTATGAAAGAAACTGGAGAACGTGATGGCTTCCTGGTCAGAGATATCTCATACTTCGAAACGATATACGATGCACTTAATCCAGCGGGAGATGCAGAACTTTTCCTTACTAAATTAGTTCCGGGTAATGTGTTACAGAACTTAAATGAAACATTAAAGAAAAACAATGATGAAAAAGAAAAAGTTTTATCGAAAAAACAGACGAAGAAAACTGAAAATCAACTAAAAGAAATAGATATCATTATTGAAAAGCTACAAGAACAAATTAAAGAAATGGAAGAACTTCAAAAAACACATCCGGATGGTAAATATTTGGCAGGTGCTATTCTGACATTCTGCGGGAAGAAAGCCTATTATTTATACGCAGCATCAAGCAATGAGTATCGAGGTTATCTGCCGAACCATAAAATGCAGGTCGAAATGATGAAATATGCGCGTGAGAAAGGTGCAACATCATATGATTTCGGTGGAACTGATAACGATCCAGATAAAGATTCAGACCATTATGGCCTATGGCAGTTTAAGAAGAGCTGGGGGACACGTCTGAGTGAAAAAATCGGCGAATTTGACTATGTTCTTAATAAACCTGTGTATACATTAATTGAAGTTGCGAAGCCGAAAGTAAAATCGTTGACGAAGAAAATTAATATGAGACGATAG
- the proC gene encoding pyrroline-5-carboxylate reductase: MKIAFIGGGTMVQALIKGLNNQGITTGVWMRNKEKLQQLSASLNVTPIQKLSQLETYDCVILGVTPDAYRQVSLKLDKHLKEHHILVSMIDGISIEELDDVYDMHPKIIRMMPNTPVSINQGVVVMSHNEFVTEKELRTFEELMSKLGYVHWIEERLMDAIPSVTGSSPAFIYMLIEAMADNAVSTGINRQLAYDLVSEMMIGAASMVQQTKQHPGQLKDEVTTPGGSTIRGVKALEKAGFRNAVSEAMDAVNKR; encoded by the coding sequence ATGAAAATTGCATTTATTGGTGGCGGTACGATGGTACAGGCGCTGATTAAAGGGCTGAATAATCAAGGGATAACGACTGGAGTATGGATGCGTAATAAAGAAAAGTTACAGCAATTGAGTGCTTCGCTTAATGTAACGCCCATTCAAAAACTGAGTCAGCTTGAAACATATGACTGTGTGATTCTTGGAGTAACACCTGATGCATATCGTCAAGTTTCACTCAAGTTGGACAAACATCTGAAAGAACATCATATACTAGTATCGATGATTGATGGGATATCGATAGAAGAGCTGGATGATGTATATGATATGCACCCTAAGATTATTCGTATGATGCCAAATACACCTGTAAGTATAAACCAAGGTGTAGTAGTGATGAGCCATAATGAATTTGTAACGGAAAAAGAATTAAGAACATTTGAAGAACTGATGTCGAAATTAGGATATGTCCACTGGATTGAAGAGCGCCTTATGGATGCAATTCCTTCTGTTACAGGGTCTAGTCCTGCATTTATCTATATGTTAATAGAGGCGATGGCTGATAATGCGGTAAGTACTGGAATTAATCGTCAGCTTGCTTATGATTTAGTAAGTGAGATGATGATAGGCGCTGCATCTATGGTTCAACAGACAAAGCAGCACCCTGGCCAATTGAAAGATGAAGTTACAACGCCAGGCGGTTCGACCATTCGAGGCGTAAAAGCGCTGGAAAAGGCAGGATTCAGAAACGCGGTATCAGAAGCGATGGATGCTGTGAATAAAAGATAG
- a CDS encoding VOC family protein encodes MELKFDHIIHHVHNLNDANIDFLKVINGGKHEQLGTYNKLSYTDLSYIEFIDAYDRTLVHKAAQSAEERLSFAASLERTEYVEGFKRLCFRTDDINALKEHFNQLGVKTLGPSHMQRVTPEGQIIEWQLLYIDEDRNYELPFFIQWGATESERMQTLSPYFQGNLEIEGIDIETTDFNDMAEVYVEWLGYEVTSGVINSYFKLEKLGCPAIYLIPGNTDSIKRLKIKSDAQAVHHFRNAIYQFN; translated from the coding sequence GTGGAATTAAAGTTTGATCATATTATTCATCATGTGCACAATTTAAATGATGCTAATATTGATTTTTTAAAGGTGATTAATGGTGGGAAGCATGAGCAGTTAGGTACATATAACAAATTATCATATACTGATCTATCATATATTGAATTTATCGATGCGTATGATCGTACGCTCGTTCATAAAGCAGCACAAAGTGCGGAAGAACGATTAAGTTTTGCGGCATCACTTGAGCGAACAGAGTATGTTGAAGGATTTAAACGCTTATGTTTTAGAACGGATGATATCAATGCGCTTAAGGAACACTTTAATCAATTAGGCGTAAAGACGCTTGGGCCATCACATATGCAGCGCGTGACACCAGAAGGACAAATTATTGAATGGCAATTACTCTATATTGATGAAGATAGGAATTATGAATTACCTTTCTTTATACAGTGGGGAGCGACAGAGAGTGAACGTATGCAAACATTATCTCCATATTTCCAGGGAAATCTCGAGATTGAAGGCATCGATATAGAAACGACAGATTTTAATGACATGGCAGAGGTATATGTAGAATGGCTAGGTTATGAAGTCACAAGTGGCGTCATCAATAGTTATTTCAAACTGGAGAAACTGGGTTGCCCTGCAATCTACTTAATTCCTGGAAACACAGATTCAATTAAAAGGTTAAAAATAAAAAGTGATGCACAAGCAGTACATCACTTTAGAAATGCGATTTATCAATTTAATTGA
- a CDS encoding glycoside hydrolase family 13 protein, producing MHTRKWWKEAVCYQIYPRSFKDSNGDGIGDINGITEKLDYLKDLGIDVIWVSPIFESPNDDNGYDISDYQEIMRDFGTMEDFDRLLYEVHARDMKLILDLVINHTSDEHSWFVEAKKSKDNEFRDWYIWKDGNGDKEPNNWASIFEGSAWEYDATSNQYYMHVFSRKQPDLNWENENMRQAIYNMVNWWLDKGIDGFRVDAISHIKKSFDKGDLPGADKLGYAESFEGHMNQPGIQKHLQELKENTFDKYDIMTVGEANGVTIEDSDEWVGEENGKFNMVFQFEHLNLWDHNVGKSFDIKGYKDVLNSWQKGLENKGWNALFIENHDRQRVSSTWGDDEEYWYESSTSHAVVYFLQQGTPFIYQGQEIGMTNYPFEDIMDFDDVHAKNIYNQELKKGASKEEVLEMLRRISRDNTRTPMQWDDTKNAGFTKGTPWLKVNPNFEDINVFKQEKDENSILNFYKRLIQLKKNHLTLTYGTFDLIYPEDSKVFAYTRTYEGDQFVIIGNLSHDKVTLKKDESLDINDEALVLYNYQKEERSEDIFTLQPFEARIYHIDNR from the coding sequence TTGCACACTAGAAAATGGTGGAAAGAAGCGGTCTGTTATCAAATTTATCCAAGAAGCTTTAAGGATTCCAATGGTGATGGTATTGGTGATATTAATGGTATTACTGAGAAGCTCGATTATTTAAAGGATCTAGGTATCGATGTCATATGGGTGAGTCCGATATTTGAGTCTCCTAATGATGATAATGGTTATGATATTAGTGATTATCAGGAGATTATGCGAGATTTCGGGACGATGGAAGACTTTGATCGCTTGCTTTATGAAGTACATGCAAGAGATATGAAATTGATTCTAGATCTTGTAATTAATCATACAAGTGATGAACATAGCTGGTTTGTTGAAGCTAAGAAGAGTAAAGATAATGAATTTCGTGACTGGTATATTTGGAAAGATGGCAATGGCGATAAAGAACCTAACAACTGGGCTAGTATATTCGAAGGTTCAGCATGGGAATACGATGCAACATCAAATCAATACTACATGCATGTATTCAGTAGAAAACAACCGGATTTAAACTGGGAAAATGAAAACATGCGCCAAGCGATATATAATATGGTGAACTGGTGGCTGGACAAAGGCATCGATGGATTTAGAGTAGATGCAATTAGCCATATTAAGAAAAGCTTTGATAAAGGTGATTTACCTGGAGCAGATAAGCTCGGCTATGCAGAATCTTTCGAAGGACATATGAATCAACCAGGCATTCAAAAACACTTGCAAGAGCTTAAAGAAAATACGTTTGATAAATATGACATTATGACCGTTGGTGAAGCGAACGGTGTGACAATTGAAGACTCAGATGAGTGGGTCGGTGAAGAGAATGGCAAATTCAATATGGTCTTTCAGTTTGAACATTTAAATCTATGGGACCATAACGTAGGTAAGAGCTTTGATATTAAAGGATATAAAGATGTCCTTAACAGCTGGCAAAAAGGTCTTGAGAATAAAGGATGGAATGCACTATTTATAGAAAATCATGATCGTCAGCGTGTATCCTCTACGTGGGGAGATGATGAAGAATATTGGTACGAAAGTTCAACAAGTCATGCGGTTGTTTATTTCTTGCAGCAAGGCACACCATTTATATATCAAGGACAAGAAATTGGTATGACAAACTACCCGTTTGAAGATATTATGGATTTTGATGATGTGCATGCGAAGAATATTTATAATCAGGAACTTAAAAAAGGCGCATCTAAAGAAGAAGTGCTTGAGATGCTAAGACGTATCTCAAGAGATAATACAAGAACACCAATGCAATGGGATGATACGAAAAATGCTGGATTTACAAAAGGTACGCCGTGGCTTAAAGTGAATCCTAATTTTGAAGATATCAATGTATTTAAGCAGGAGAAAGATGAAAATTCAATCTTAAATTTCTATAAACGACTAATTCAACTTAAGAAAAATCATCTTACATTGACATATGGGACTTTTGATTTAATCTACCCTGAAGATTCTAAAGTGTTTGCATACACGAGAACATACGAGGGAGATCAGTTTGTTATTATTGGAAATTTAAGTCATGATAAAGTAACATTAAAGAAAGACGAATCACTCGATATCAATGATGAAGCACTTGTGCTCTACAACTACCAGAAAGAAGAAAGATCCGAAGATATATTTACATTACAACCTTTTGAAGCACGTATATACCATATTGATAACAGGTAA
- a CDS encoding (Fe-S)-binding protein, giving the protein MKVSLFSTCLVDVFEKRVGIATVELLEKLGCEVDFPAAQVCCGQPAYNSGYHEETKKAAKNMIKAFEHSEVVVAPSGSCVTMFKHYPDLFKDDLKWQKRAQELADKTYEVTQFIVEVLGITNVGAKLDGVATIHPSCHMTRLLGNVTAPAKLLNEVEGLEVVELPKYYNCCGFGGTFAVKMSDVSGEMVDEKVDCIVESGADYLVGGDCSCLMNIDGRLRRRGVDVKAVHIIEILNNQVEAVTAR; this is encoded by the coding sequence ATGAAAGTAAGCTTATTTAGTACATGTCTAGTAGATGTATTCGAAAAACGTGTAGGTATTGCGACAGTAGAATTGTTAGAGAAACTAGGGTGTGAAGTAGATTTCCCGGCAGCACAAGTATGTTGTGGGCAACCTGCTTATAACTCCGGATATCATGAAGAGACGAAGAAAGCTGCTAAGAACATGATTAAAGCTTTCGAGCATTCGGAAGTTGTCGTTGCACCTTCAGGATCATGTGTAACGATGTTTAAACATTATCCGGATTTATTTAAAGATGATTTAAAGTGGCAGAAGCGTGCACAAGAACTGGCAGATAAAACGTATGAAGTTACGCAATTTATTGTAGAAGTATTAGGTATTACAAATGTAGGAGCAAAACTTGACGGGGTCGCTACAATTCATCCATCATGCCATATGACGCGTCTCTTAGGAAACGTTACTGCGCCTGCTAAACTTCTCAATGAAGTAGAAGGATTAGAAGTTGTTGAATTACCTAAATATTACAACTGCTGTGGTTTCGGTGGAACATTCGCAGTTAAAATGAGCGATGTTTCAGGTGAAATGGTAGATGAAAAAGTGGATTGCATCGTTGAAAGTGGTGCGGATTACTTAGTTGGTGGAGACTGCAGTTGTTTAATGAATATTGATGGTAGATTAAGACGTCGTGGTGTTGATGTTAAAGCTGTACATATCATTGAAATTTTAAATAACCAAGTTGAGGCGGTGACTGCACGATGA